Proteins co-encoded in one bacterium genomic window:
- a CDS encoding choice-of-anchor D domain-containing protein has protein sequence MKKIYIILFFALSLSHTAFTDNLGTIYTSFDIDLTTLSTGSEQDFKVYIDSIRTTSDSVVYAAGECLNEYQSFILSSSSRQLANITESSVSLCTGSPCYRNYYTHSSPADLNRDLIVRACYFLVPDSLDSAYSFSPSRYSFTLRSYRPGNLRISFSERFTTTDFNEWSVVSDTMDITIMGAPLDCVPLESPNCLEVYDITPLAAKGIWHHVMLHDGYQYSINPFASPPPSGTDLDTNYISLLSLAPETNYYLHVRAWVNCESSGRTYSEWTSRSFNTLPQPQTTIKTDPPGLWFSADSAFYDSTTIFFWPYYGSSGPCHWLEAISPQFGEPGGIYFFREWSNGGAFYHCYRVTSTNYTITCHFDSISAKFISQTPPPPQVCAGSIIPVTVTMQNTGNLDWTSWENIKLTSQNPPLNTTWSISEVAIDGEIVEPGDTHTFAFNIIAPSTPGDYTFQWQMRYGSLSFFGEKTDSVNILVVESPLATASNDGPHCEGDSSTLFGSPDGMIEYSWTGPSGFTSTAQNPPLGISTPAMSGVYRLIVRNASDCLDTATTTLAINTRPIATASNTGPYCSTSSIHLSSTPSGMASYSWSGPRGWLSSAQNPIILDPDSSFTGTYSVIVTSPYSCKDTATTSVIVNPKPEVTATTNAPVCEGEMLEVRVNPAGLTSYNWLFPDSSIRVGRTHFFLPCSADMAGWYSAIGINEFGCADTSTIYVQIDTVIKTLTIESLNADSIEITSGSSTYLHCDVSGWDSSVSYRWEPMTSLTWAYSSEPLAQPETTTVYVVTVIDSQECGFWMVYDSITISVLDEVECRLNLDTLTSDTIVCEGSSFNLYAGATNPFGTVYYTWSPSTYLSSHLVKNPLCAPVDDIVYTVTAWDDSGCADTATVAVIVDEISLDISTDDPRICRGDYLIVNSIIEGGVPPFEYIWSPIEVVFPPESALVSAYPETTTTLRLTVIDSAGCTSGDSLRIIVDSLLTTMSLDISVEDSVILLGEVTRLHADISDPVGSIGYYWSPEILLDVPYLPNPWAEPFESSWFYLTVIDTQGSCIYSISDSIYIRVEDTSACPLQITSMVPRTTICRGDSIPLWVEFDGAVGEVHYMWRPSEFLDEPTHSIPSAFPEWTTWFWVVISDDSCSDSARVLIDIDTLSYSMNILNIIVESDSIDIGDTTEIYALVSDVSGELSVEWTPTEGLSDPDSVFTRAFPHETTIYTIIARDNQLCGVHADTAYITIYVNTWLGCSLSVTATPDDSICPEESALIGANITGANGAVEFSWTPTTGLSSPYERITYASPETTTVYIIRAEDDSSCIDFDSVRVSVKFISNDSLPAGSFCKGDSIPLILSFANGRPPVSWAWTPSIHLSDSTAGDPIFYAESSITYSVMGIDGEGCLLTTEVSLEVDSIIKTLEVLLSPDTNIIVGGLAYLRSEITGVVGDVSFTWSPTLWLDDPSSLFPTARPPSRMVYHFTAMDSQICGVFAIEDSIVVDILPSFECSLEVTPAFSETSICLGDLITLATSTYGATGEVTYNWSPSIYLDDPFAPSPFLTFLDSSTNFIVIASDDSCSDTSSITIHVKNLDLISEDSIVICRGDSHSLVADFTWATEPIEWNWEPSIDLSDPDSFATNAFPDTTTIYTLIATDAFGCIDSKSVTIVVDSVLCTMKVELTASPSSIHLGDSALVTANFEDAIGDISLEWFGPFVSAPDEPIIWVHPVSSSWYKINASDSQPCGDFVIEDSILISIIPDECSLRVEIAPTPPICKGDSVLLTAECSGTYGPVEYEWVPSEGLSTTDSETTIAHPDFTTLYWVHCVDSLNCTDSTNVTVTVIQPPEVEAFSSNDSINSGEPILLIGFPNNPSYSFLWQGPAGFTSNIRCPIIASSDSLNSGWYSLTVSDTFGCSAEDSIWITVYSVDPQPHIYVLPNSIDFYVESIDTTVTTPFLIGNSGNTNLIIEEFGLSSSGSYFSYSPEPPTEIAEETEETLTISFQAVEEGIFVDTLTINSNDLENSSLRICITGEVHIPGSPDISFAPETLDFGPVTIGECSDESTYVINTGDRQLIIYQLDFPRQGLYHTTPQLPDSINPTDGEWFVFEYCPSEASSMHIEVEPITNIYFGNPAILLALGLGIEQAGYSINTEIITPNGDNKNDIFRISHTNPSDSCILTIYSLEGKEIYSSSVLEWDGKVGGRLAPIGTYYYSLACQNARISSGTIALIY, from the coding sequence ATGAAAAAAATATATATAATATTGTTTTTTGCTTTATCCTTATCGCACACGGCCTTTACTGATAACTTGGGAACTATTTATACAAGTTTTGATATCGACCTTACTACCCTATCCACCGGTAGCGAACAGGATTTTAAGGTCTATATCGATTCTATAAGAACAACTTCAGATAGTGTTGTTTATGCCGCTGGAGAGTGTCTCAATGAATACCAGAGCTTTATTTTAAGCTCCAGTTCGAGGCAACTGGCAAACATCACAGAGAGCAGCGTCTCTCTTTGCACAGGTTCGCCCTGCTACCGGAATTATTACACTCATTCATCTCCGGCGGATTTGAACCGTGATCTAATAGTCCGCGCTTGCTATTTTCTTGTTCCCGATAGCCTCGATTCGGCTTATTCCTTTTCGCCAAGCAGGTATTCTTTTACTCTGAGATCATATCGACCGGGCAATCTTAGAATATCCTTTTCCGAAAGGTTTACTACGACAGATTTTAATGAGTGGTCTGTTGTAAGTGATACTATGGATATCACTATCATGGGTGCACCTTTGGATTGCGTTCCTCTAGAATCGCCGAATTGCCTCGAGGTTTATGACATCACTCCACTTGCTGCTAAAGGTATATGGCACCATGTCATGCTACACGATGGTTATCAATATTCCATAAACCCCTTTGCTTCTCCACCGCCTTCTGGAACGGATCTCGACACAAACTATATCTCACTTTTATCCCTAGCTCCAGAAACAAATTACTACCTTCATGTTCGCGCATGGGTTAATTGTGAATCTTCAGGCAGAACTTATTCTGAATGGACGAGCCGATCTTTCAACACACTTCCCCAGCCGCAGACAACTATAAAAACTGATCCACCCGGACTTTGGTTCTCCGCCGATAGCGCATTTTACGATTCAACAACGATTTTTTTCTGGCCGTATTATGGTTCTTCCGGTCCTTGCCATTGGCTAGAGGCCATAAGCCCACAATTTGGAGAACCGGGAGGTATTTATTTCTTCAGGGAATGGAGCAACGGCGGCGCTTTTTATCATTGCTACAGAGTCACCTCAACAAATTACACTATTACCTGCCATTTCGACTCCATCTCGGCGAAATTCATCTCACAAACTCCTCCCCCACCACAGGTTTGCGCAGGCTCGATAATACCGGTAACTGTCACTATGCAAAACACCGGCAACCTTGACTGGACAAGCTGGGAAAATATTAAACTCACTAGTCAGAACCCACCTCTCAATACCACGTGGAGCATAAGTGAGGTAGCTATCGATGGCGAAATTGTAGAACCGGGCGATACCCACACCTTCGCTTTTAATATTATAGCACCTAGCACACCTGGAGACTACACCTTCCAATGGCAAATGCGTTATGGCTCCTTGTCCTTCTTTGGTGAGAAAACTGACAGTGTTAACATCCTCGTAGTCGAAAGCCCTTTGGCAACAGCCTCGAATGACGGGCCACACTGCGAAGGCGATTCTTCTACTCTATTTGGTAGTCCTGACGGCATGATCGAGTATAGCTGGACTGGCCCGAGTGGTTTCACATCGACCGCGCAAAACCCCCCACTCGGTATATCAACTCCTGCCATGTCGGGCGTGTATCGGCTCATTGTGAGAAATGCCAGTGACTGTTTAGATACAGCTACTACAACATTGGCAATCAATACCAGGCCTATAGCTACAGCGAGCAACACGGGACCTTACTGCAGCACTTCGAGTATTCACCTGTCCAGCACACCTAGCGGTATGGCAAGTTACTCGTGGTCCGGTCCCCGCGGATGGTTAAGCTCTGCTCAAAACCCGATCATCCTCGACCCCGATTCATCGTTCACTGGAACTTACAGCGTTATAGTTACAAGCCCTTATAGCTGCAAAGATACAGCAACCACCTCAGTTATAGTCAATCCCAAACCGGAGGTTACAGCCACTACCAATGCCCCTGTATGTGAGGGCGAGATGCTGGAAGTCCGTGTTAATCCAGCTGGATTGACATCCTACAACTGGCTTTTTCCTGATAGCAGCATACGCGTCGGTCGCACCCACTTCTTCCTTCCCTGTTCTGCGGACATGGCTGGATGGTATTCCGCAATTGGTATTAACGAATTTGGTTGCGCCGACACTTCGACTATCTATGTCCAAATCGACACGGTAATCAAAACTCTTACCATAGAATCTTTAAATGCTGACAGCATAGAAATTACATCGGGCTCTTCAACCTACCTTCATTGCGATGTTAGCGGTTGGGATAGCTCAGTTTCATATCGCTGGGAACCCATGACTAGCCTGACATGGGCATATAGTTCAGAACCCCTCGCGCAACCGGAAACCACTACTGTCTACGTCGTAACCGTCATAGACAGTCAGGAATGCGGTTTTTGGATGGTTTACGACAGTATAACCATCAGCGTTCTCGATGAAGTCGAATGCAGGCTTAACCTTGATACACTGACTTCTGACACTATCGTATGCGAAGGAAGTTCTTTTAATCTCTATGCCGGTGCTACTAATCCCTTTGGGACCGTCTATTATACCTGGTCTCCATCGACATATCTTTCCTCTCATCTAGTAAAGAATCCACTTTGCGCGCCCGTTGATGACATCGTCTATACTGTTACAGCCTGGGATGACTCCGGTTGTGCAGATACCGCCACCGTTGCTGTTATAGTTGACGAAATCTCTCTCGATATATCAACCGATGATCCAAGGATATGTCGCGGTGATTACTTAATAGTTAACTCGATAATCGAGGGTGGGGTTCCTCCTTTTGAATATATCTGGTCGCCCATTGAAGTAGTTTTCCCGCCTGAAAGTGCGCTTGTTTCCGCTTATCCTGAAACAACGACAACTTTACGACTAACCGTAATCGACTCCGCAGGATGCACATCGGGGGATAGTCTCAGAATAATCGTCGATAGTTTGCTCACAACCATGTCTTTGGATATTTCTGTGGAGGATTCAGTTATCCTTCTTGGAGAAGTTACACGCCTCCATGCTGATATTTCCGATCCGGTAGGTTCGATAGGTTATTACTGGTCACCTGAGATATTACTCGATGTCCCATATCTTCCGAACCCATGGGCGGAACCATTTGAGTCCAGTTGGTTCTATCTCACAGTGATCGACACACAGGGAAGTTGCATTTATTCGATCAGCGATAGCATCTATATTAGAGTGGAAGACACATCGGCTTGCCCACTCCAGATCACCAGTATGGTTCCGAGAACCACTATATGCCGTGGAGATAGTATCCCACTTTGGGTCGAATTCGACGGTGCTGTTGGCGAAGTTCATTATATGTGGCGACCATCCGAGTTCCTCGATGAACCGACACACTCAATTCCCAGTGCGTTTCCCGAATGGACCACTTGGTTCTGGGTAGTTATCTCCGACGACAGTTGTTCTGACAGCGCGCGTGTTCTGATAGACATAGACACCCTATCCTACTCGATGAACATTCTCAATATCATAGTCGAATCGGACTCAATAGATATTGGCGACACAACAGAAATTTATGCATTGGTCTCTGATGTTTCGGGTGAACTTTCAGTCGAATGGACACCGACTGAGGGTCTTTCTGATCCAGATTCGGTTTTCACTAGAGCTTTCCCGCATGAAACAACTATATACACAATAATCGCGCGTGACAATCAGTTATGCGGAGTGCATGCGGACACCGCATATATCACTATATATGTCAATACATGGCTTGGATGTTCTCTTTCCGTCACCGCCACGCCCGATGATTCTATATGTCCCGAAGAAAGCGCTCTTATCGGTGCCAACATTACTGGAGCTAACGGAGCTGTTGAATTTTCCTGGACACCCACTACCGGCCTATCTTCTCCTTACGAGCGAATTACCTACGCTTCCCCTGAAACCACTACCGTATATATCATTCGTGCCGAGGATGATTCCAGTTGTATCGATTTTGATTCTGTTCGGGTGTCAGTTAAGTTTATCTCGAATGACTCGCTTCCTGCTGGTAGTTTTTGTAAGGGCGATAGCATACCATTAATTCTTTCATTTGCCAACGGAAGGCCTCCAGTCAGTTGGGCTTGGACACCCTCGATTCATCTCAGCGACTCGACCGCCGGGGATCCAATATTCTATGCCGAATCGAGCATCACTTATTCGGTGATGGGCATAGATGGCGAAGGCTGCCTTTTAACAACCGAAGTCTCGCTCGAGGTCGATAGTATAATAAAAACTCTCGAAGTTCTTTTATCGCCGGATACAAATATAATTGTCGGTGGTTTAGCTTATCTTCGTAGCGAAATCACTGGAGTTGTTGGTGATGTCTCTTTCACTTGGTCTCCAACGCTTTGGCTCGATGACCCATCGAGCCTTTTCCCCACTGCACGGCCACCTTCGAGAATGGTATATCATTTCACTGCTATGGACTCACAAATATGCGGTGTTTTTGCGATCGAGGATTCTATCGTCGTTGATATATTACCCTCGTTCGAGTGTAGTCTCGAGGTTACACCCGCATTCTCCGAAACATCGATATGTCTTGGTGATTTAATCACACTGGCAACATCTACATATGGTGCAACCGGCGAAGTTACATATAACTGGTCACCTTCAATTTATCTTGATGATCCCTTTGCACCATCGCCATTTCTTACTTTCCTCGATAGCTCGACGAATTTTATTGTGATCGCCAGCGACGATAGTTGCTCTGACACTTCTTCGATAACGATTCATGTTAAAAACCTCGACCTTATATCCGAGGATAGTATAGTTATATGCAGAGGTGATTCACATTCGCTTGTCGCTGATTTTACATGGGCAACCGAACCGATAGAATGGAACTGGGAACCTTCTATCGACCTATCTGACCCGGATTCATTCGCTACTAACGCCTTTCCGGATACCACGACTATCTATACTCTTATAGCCACCGATGCCTTCGGTTGCATCGATTCCAAAAGCGTTACAATCGTTGTCGATTCAGTTCTTTGCACCATGAAAGTCGAACTCACAGCATCGCCATCCTCAATTCACCTCGGCGATAGTGCTCTTGTAACCGCAAACTTCGAGGATGCTATAGGCGACATCTCTCTCGAGTGGTTTGGGCCATTTGTCTCCGCTCCCGATGAACCGATTATCTGGGTTCATCCTGTTTCTTCGAGCTGGTATAAAATAAACGCTAGCGATAGCCAACCCTGCGGTGATTTCGTCATCGAAGACAGCATCTTGATTTCTATAATTCCAGATGAATGCTCGCTTCGTGTGGAGATTGCACCAACTCCCCCGATATGCAAGGGTGATTCCGTATTGCTTACAGCAGAATGCTCCGGCACATATGGTCCAGTCGAATATGAATGGGTTCCCTCCGAGGGTCTTTCCACGACCGATTCCGAAACGACCATAGCACATCCAGATTTCACCACACTCTACTGGGTTCATTGCGTCGATAGCCTTAATTGCACCGATTCGACTAATGTAACGGTGACTGTCATTCAACCACCCGAGGTCGAAGCGTTCTCGTCTAATGATAGCATCAACAGCGGCGAACCTATATTGCTTATAGGCTTCCCAAACAATCCAAGCTATTCTTTCCTATGGCAAGGTCCTGCGGGATTTACATCGAATATTAGGTGTCCAATAATTGCTTCATCTGACTCCTTAAACTCCGGATGGTATTCCCTTACAGTCAGCGACACCTTCGGTTGTTCTGCGGAGGATTCCATTTGGATAACGGTTTATTCTGTCGATCCTCAACCTCATATTTATGTTCTGCCAAATAGTATCGATTTCTATGTCGAATCCATCGATACAACTGTCACCACGCCCTTTTTAATTGGCAATTCAGGAAATACAAATTTGATAATCGAGGAATTTGGTCTGAGCTCCTCTGGAAGTTATTTTTCATACTCGCCCGAACCACCAACTGAAATAGCCGAAGAGACCGAGGAAACCCTTACCATTTCTTTCCAAGCTGTAGAAGAGGGTATATTTGTCGATACCTTGACAATTAACTCCAACGATCTTGAAAATTCTTCTCTCAGAATCTGTATAACTGGCGAGGTTCACATCCCCGGTTCTCCCGATATCTCCTTCGCTCCAGAAACACTCGATTTCGGCCCGGTTACAATTGGGGAATGCTCCGATGAATCGACTTATGTCATCAATACGGGAGACAGGCAGCTTATTATCTATCAACTAGATTTTCCCAGACAGGGTTTATATCACACCACTCCGCAATTACCCGATTCCATAAATCCTACAGATGGCGAGTGGTTTGTGTTTGAATATTGTCCTTCCGAAGCTTCTTCGATGCACATAGAAGTCGAACCTATAACGAATATCTATTTCGGCAATCCGGCAATCCTCCTTGCTTTGGGACTAGGAATCGAACAGGCGGGATATTCTATCAACACCGAGATAATCACTCCTAATGGTGACAACAAAAATGATATTTTTAGAATATCACATACAAATCCGTCGGATTCCTGTATCCTGACAATTTATAGTCTCGAGGGTAAAGAGATATACTCGAGTAGCGTTCTTGAATGGGATGGTAAAGTTGGTGGCCGCCTCGCTCCAATAGGAACCTATTATTATTCTCTAGCTTGCCAAAATGCTCGAATTTCCTCGGGAACCATAGCCCTAATTTATTAA